The following proteins come from a genomic window of Pichia kudriavzevii chromosome 1, complete sequence:
- a CDS encoding uncharacterized protein (PKUD0A07130; similar to Saccharomyces cerevisiae YJL134W (LCB3) and YKR053C (YSR3); ancestral locus Anc_1.217): MSLLDTHLVDVGLAEDALYRRAMNPVLYKIRHKIRPYIDYELPILEYIQSFHRNWLDQYFMYSANVGSHTFYVLMLPLPAWCGSLNLLRDLVQVLGLGIFLTGVVKDMLNLPRPTSPPLKRLTMSHYTSKEYGYPSSHSANATSVSMVILIHTLSSELSLFWKSTVILITIGYWITLLLGRLYCGMHGLVDVLSGTLVGILTVFVRMLTKPFWDSKVLQHSTYWPLFIVGLYYSLIYFHPTPVEQCPCFEDTVAFIAVLMGLDLVGWTLASPTTSTDYSSHPAKLSVPKSLSALVLRFLIGVPAVVLWKTLAKPLATSLVAKLRPMDSNQQCFAFLRRTDTRIIVKFVVYGGIPFAAIFAKYIFEWLNI; encoded by the coding sequence ATGTCTCTCCTTGATACTCATCTCGTCGATGTCGGACTTGCCGAAGACGCCCTCTATAGGAGAGCCATGAACCCCGTTCTCTATAAGATCCGTCATAAGATCCGCCCCTACATTGACTACGAACTCCCCATCCTGGAATACATTCAGTCCTTCCACAGAAACTGGCTTGATCAGTACTTCATGTACAGCGCCAACGTAGGCTCGCATACGTTCTACGTTTTGATGTTACCCCTACCGGCTTGGTGTGGTTCTCTCAATCTCCTTAGAGACCTCGTACAGGTGCTAGGATTGGGTATCTTTCTCACCGGTGTTGTTAAGGATATGCTGAACCTCCCTCGTCCAACCTCTCCACCATTGAAGAGACTCACAATGTCCCACTATACATCCAAGGAATACGGGTATCCTTCCTCCCATTCAGCGAACGCAACCTCGGTGTCGATGGTTATCCTCATCCACACCCTCTCGTCGGAATTGTCCCTCTTTTGGAAATCTACAGTGATTTTGATCACCATTGGCTACTGGATCACCCTCTTGTTAGGGAGACTCTACTGTGGAATGCATGGCTTGGTGGACGTGCTCTCGGGTACACTGGTGGGCATTCTGACGGTCTTTGTGAGGATGCTAACCAAACCTTTCTGGGATTCCAAAGTCCTGCAACATTCTACATATTGGCCACTTTTTATAGTGGGCCTCTATTATTCTCTCATTTATTTCCATCCAACACCAGTGGAACAGTGTCCCTGCTTCGAAGACACAGTGGCCTTCATTGCCGTCCTTATGGGCTTGGACCTCGTTGGCTGGACCTTGGCCTCCCCTACCACGTCTACAGACTACTCGAGCCATCCGGCAAAGTTGTCCGTTCCTAAATCCCTCTCTGCACTAGTGCTTCGTTTCCTCATTGGCGTGCCGGCAGTTGTTCTATGGAAAACACTTGCCAAACCTCTGGCAACCTCTCTCGTGGCCAAGCTGAGACCCATGGATTCCAACCAGCAGTGTTTTGCCTTTCTACGCAGAACAGATACTAGAATCATTGTCAAATTCGTCGTCTATGGCGGCATCCCTTTTGCGGCAATCTTTGCAAAGTACATCTTTGAGTGGCTAAACATTTGA
- a CDS encoding uncharacterized protein (PKUD0A07180; similar to Saccharomyces cerevisiae YMR156C (TPP1); ancestral locus Anc_2.360), with amino-acid sequence MGKLGIPKRVRASKRVGCGSVTLGDVQTVVHGDGFDSIGTHCLRFRSSKINEFSNDGKRQVQVAAFDLDDTLIRNRSGFKFARSPDDWKWFNEHVPRKVKEWTRESPNRIIAIFTNQGAVTNIVPPGKPSLSFNKLVARLKLITKELDDLPLVVYASTRKSSTDKKKGLGSDDKLHETYRKPGIGMWKQLLVDIGDVDISNSFFVGDAAGRDGDFSDSDRKFAETVGLTFKVPEEYFKA; translated from the coding sequence ATGGGGAAACTAGGCATCCCAAAGAGAGTCAGGGCTTCCAAGAGAGTCGGCTGTGGGAGTGTTACACTGGGTGATGTTCAAACGGTTGTGCACGGCGACGGGTTTGACTCCATTGGCACACATTGCCTTCGATTTAGGAGCTCCAAAATTAACGAGTTTTCCAATGATGGCAAACGACAAGTTCAAGTAGCTGCGTTTGATCTCGACGACACATTGATTAGGAACAGGTCTGGGTTCAAGTTTGCAAGATCTCCAGATGACTGGAAGTGGTTCAACGAGCACGTGCCTAGAAAAGTGAAAGAGTGGACCAGGGAATCACCAAACCGAATTATTGCGATATTTACCAACCAAGGCGCCGTCACCAACATTGTCCCGCCGGGGAAGCCGTCGTTATCCTTCAATAAGCTGGTTGCTCGTTTGAAACTCATTACCAAAGAGTTGGATGATTTACCTCTTGTTGTCTATGCCTCTACACGGAAGAGCTCTACagataaaaagaaagggtTGGGGAGTGATGACAAGTTACATGAAACTTACAGGAAACCAGGCATTGGCATGTGGAAGCAGCTGCTTGTGGATATCGGCGATGTAGACATCAGCAACTCATTCTTTGTTGGAGATGCTGCAGGAAGAGACGGTGATTTCAGTGATTCTGATAGGAAATTTGCAGAAACAGTCGGTCTCACGTTCAAAGTTCCTGAAGAATATTTCAAGGCATAG
- a CDS encoding uncharacterized protein (PKUD0A07160; similar to Saccharomyces cerevisiae YMR157C (AIM36); ancestral locus Anc_2.358) → MFRPSLRQAHLGLNPCKLLARVAVPVRHASQRRNVDKIEWKWFLLVAAFGTMVYVNVMQRIQEQDHSKNLEKYKKTFTEDEWNKYISEIQKKHLTLEKGEECYLLPVTNGNSKDSKVVKQIVEKLGAKVIDLNELVERQLEGGKYHILLKENLETHDPKANGFAYSFTYRLKPGIFTQLVSDEIKKEKDADPGAGRFLLLNYPPNIKEAIKFEQNVCSRDTLLVLKEEEDNNVVEYFETVDKIKHVKDLPKLDPLEISHVAKPAPLLETPQLKMLADTQPSQDAPAIEKAQWQLRQLGQPIRQYGESDEDVITRLKSLK, encoded by the coding sequence ATGTTCCGTCCATCTCTGCGCCAGGCTCATTTGGGGTTGAATCCTTGTAAATTATTGGCTCGTGTTGCTGTGCCAGTTCGGCATGCGTCCCAGCGCCGAAACgttgataaaattgaatggAAATGGTTTCTATTAGTGGCTGCCTTTGGTACAATGGTGTATGTGAACGTCATGCAGCGGATCCAGGAACAGGACCATTCCAAGAACCTtgagaaatacaaaaagaCCTTCACTGAAGACGAATGGAATAAGTATATATCTGAGATCCAGAAGAAGCATTTAACGTTGGAGAAAGGTGAAGAGTGTTATCTACTGCCAGTGACGAATGGGAATAGTAAGGACTCTAAGGTAGTTAAGCAAATAGTGGAGAAGCTAGGTGCCAAAGTCATCGATCTGAATGAGCTCGTGGAGAGACAACTAGAGGGGGGCAAGTATCATATTCttttaaaggaaaatttggaaaccCATGATCCAAAGGCCAATGGGTTTGCATATTCCTTCACGTATCGGTTGAAACCTGGGATCTTCACCCAGTTGGTAAGCGACGAGAtcaagaaggagaaggacGCCGACCCTGGTGCTGGCAGATTCCTACTTTTGAACTACCCGCCAAACATCAAGGAGGCCATCAAATTCGAACAGAATGTTTGTAGCAGGGACACCCTGCTCGTGTTgaaggaagaggaggataACAATGTTGTCGAGTACTTTGAGACTGTGGACAAGATCAAGCATGTCAAGGACTTACCGAAACTGGATCCTTTGGAAATCAGTCATGTAGCTAAACCTGCTCCTCTCTTAGAGACACcgcaattgaaaatgttggCAGATACCCAACCATCCCAGGATGCTCctgcaattgaaaaggcGCAGTGGCAGTTGAGACAACTTGGACAGCCAATCAGACAGTATGGCGAATCCGACGAGGATGTTATAACGAGACTCAAGTCGTTGAAATAA
- a CDS encoding uncharacterized protein (PKUD0A07190; similar to Saccharomyces cerevisiae YLR017W (MEU1); ancestral locus Anc_5.204), translating into MSLPHTFDEPVPLAVIGGTGLYKLDSLEPVAKLTISTPWGQPSSPITISKTATGLPIAFLARHGQTHDLLPTDVPSQANIAALKSLGVKIIIAFSAVGSLQEHIRPRDFVIPNQVIDRTKGIRKSTFFERGFVAHAGFGDPFDNRIAKIIAETCENCLVNEDGVADKKHRLHSKYTDGKDLTLICMEGPAFSTRAESKLYKSWGGSVINMSCIPESKLAREAEISYQMICMSTDYDAWREDEEPVTVETVVGNLNANSRNAHIIAEKLIEVLEPKIKSGEIGNDLQGSMKMAISTAPHGRDKKVMEKMHYLFPGYWPLDESTR; encoded by the coding sequence ATGTCTCTCCCACATACCTTTGACGAACCTGTTCCTCTGGCTGTTATCGGAGGCACCGGGTTGTACAAACTAGACTCCTTGGAGCCTGTTGCTAAACTCACCATCTCCACGCCTTGGGGCCAACCATCGTCTCCAATAACCATTTCGAAGACAGCGACTGGACTACCGATTGCCTTTCTTGCCAGACATGGCCAAACCCATGACCTGCTACCTACAGATGTTCCATCGCAGGCAAATATTGCAGCGTTGAAATCTTTAGGTGTCAAGATCATCATTGCATTCAGTGCAGTTGGTTCATTGCAGGAACATATTCGTCCTCGTGATTTTGTTATTCCGAACCAGGTCATCGATAGAACTAAGGGTATCAGAAAATCTACCTTTTTCGAAAGAGGTTTTGTTGCACATGCAGGGTTTGGTGATCCATTTGATAATAGGATTGCAAAGATTATTGCTGAGACATGTGAGAATTGTTTGGTCAATGAGGACGGTGTAGCGGACAAGAAACATAGACTCCACTCGAAATACACCGATGGAAAGGACTTAACTTTGATTTGTATGGAAGGCCCTGCATTTTCAACTAGGGCAGAATCGAAATTGTACAAGTCCTGGGGCGGTTCGGTCATTAATATGTCATGTATTCCTGAATCCAAGCTAGCAAGAGAAGCTGAAATTTCCTATCAAATGATTTGTATGTCTACTGACTATGACGCCTGGAGGGAAGATGAAGAACCAGTGACTGTGGAGACTGTTGTCGGTAATCTCAATGCAAATTCCAGAAATGCACACATCATTGCCgaaaaattgattgaagtCTTGGAGCCAAAGATTAAGTCAGGTGAAATCGGCAATGATTTGCAAGGTTCTATGAAAATGGCCATTTCCACTGCACCTCATGGTAGAGACAAGAAGGTTATGGAAAAAATGCATTATTTGTTCCCAGGCTATTGGCCCTTGGATGAATCTACTAGATAA
- a CDS encoding uncharacterized protein (PKUD0A07210; similar to Saccharomyces cerevisiae YNL289W (PCL1); ancestral locus Anc_3.70) — protein sequence MTDAQAMHIFSQSPVTQDMIHHLVSVTLQVLPCENAKTVTETIVTKDGETVTRTKPLPSLMTFITKLVRYTNVYTATLMSTIVYMNRLKEKLPQEAKGLPCTRHRIFLACLILCSKNFNDSSPKNKHWAKYTDGLFRREDVNLMERQLLMLLDWDLQITNAELALVWKRFLDPIKADLKKNSRIRKSLSKGMLTGSTQTIIIPRENKDPIQESDISAVDQQETQHSRTSSVSSSIYSVHSRASSVSSIGSYNNHYSKPSITPSSSNENIKQALDSLSANTPLSNYLKSVAMKEEQELNNLIREYCGY from the coding sequence ATGACCGACGCACAAGCTATGCACATCTTCTCCCAGTCCCCCGTCACCCAGGATATGATCCACCATCTCGTCTCGGTGACTTTACAGGTTTTACCTTGTGAAAACGCAAAGACCGTCACAGAAACCATTGTCACCAAAGACGGCGAAACCGTAACAAGGACAAAACCGTTGCCTTCGTTGATGACCTTCATCACCAAGTTGGTCAGATACACCAACGTTTACACAGCTACCTTGATGTCCACCATTGTCTATATGAACAGActaaaggaaaaactaCCTCAAGAGGCAAAGGGACTACCATGCACCAGACACAGGATCTTCCTTGCCTGTCTTATACTCTGCTCGAAAAACTTTAATGACTCCTCTCCAAAGAACAAGCATTGGGCAAAATACACCGATGGACTCTTCAGAAGAGAAGATGTCAATTTGATGGAAAGACAACTGCTAATGTTACTCGATTGGGACCTCCAAATCACAAATGCAGAATTGGCCCTTGTTTGGAAAAGATTTCTTGACCCAATCAAGGCAGACCTTAAGAAAAACTCCAGAATCAGAAAGAGTTTGTCTAAGGGTATGCTCACGGGCTCTACACAAACTATCATCATTCCAAGGGAAAACAAGGACCCAATCCAAGAATCAGATATCTCCGCAGTCGATCAACAAGAAACCCAACATTCAAGAACATCATCTGTTTCTAGTTCCATCTACTCCGTCCATTCGAGGGCCTCATCTGTGTCCTCCATTGGATCTTATAACAATCACTACTCCAAGCCATCAATTACACCTTCTTCgtcaaatgaaaatatcaagcaAGCACTTGACTCACTTTCGGCAAATACCCCTCTTTCAAATTACCTAAAATCAGTCGCAATGAAGGAAGAACAAGAGTTGAATAACCTTATCAGAGAATATTGCGGATACTAA
- a CDS encoding uncharacterized protein (PKUD0A07230; Pfam Domains: DUF1992(1.7e-20)) translates to MRRFCTSVLLYQEGHSAIKQRLQQLAEEAAPSAADPRAGQPEDALPYDKVVLHSKLDKIAHDPSNYEYVHQQAIGISTLPASAPKHSRDLAMSKPWSGTESHIDSSNRMLQDSIKPLNVPATRRTRSVYERLGDARESVLDYQLEKVSERKQKTEEEEWREMYKERLVGPSMFLNDSFASVDNSIKSLADQRIMEAQRRGEFKNIKRGEPLKGGYGSTENMFIDRTEYHLNEILKKQDALPPWIEKQGGCDMKIAQFRDELDKDWLEWAINHISVKYPGKSPENIAKELNKLAANEAKGTGDRLRSEQWLYTRGAYFKARLRDLNDTIRGYNLQAPLASQKLYLLMDKEYNGCYKRVAPLLSVAYKRHVINSDSTSPRFPSINSIPQQGNVYQQPTESLFEMFKKLF, encoded by the coding sequence ATGAGAAGATTCTGTACATCTGTTCTGCTGTATCAAGAAGGCCACAGTGCAATCAAACAAAGGTTGCAACAACTTGCCGAAGAAGCGGCCCCTTCCGCAGCGGATCCCAGGGCAGGTCAACCAGAAGATGCATTACCATATGATAAAGTAGTTCTACATTCGAAACTCGATAAGATAGCGCATGATCCTTCGAATTACGAATACGTCCACCAGCAAGCCATTGGAATCAGTACACTACCTGCATCGGCTCCCAAACATTCCCGTGATTTGGCCATGTCCAAACCATGGAGCGGCACTGAATCTCATATTGATTCGTCCAACCGGATGCTCCAAGACTCCATCAAGCCGCTGAATGTTCCTGCTACAAGGCGGACACGATCAGTCTATGAACGGTTGGGCGACGCACGTGAATCAGTGCTTGATTATCAATTGGAAAAGGTATCTgagagaaaacaaaagacaGAGGAGGAAGAATGGAGAGAAATGTATAAGGAGAGGTTAGTTGGGCCCTCCATGTTTTTGAACGACTCGTTTGCAAGCGTGGACAACAGTATCAAGTCGCTAGCAGACCAGAGGATCATGGAAGCCCAACGGAGGGGGGAGTTCAAGAACATCAAGCGTGGAGAACCTCTCAAGGGCGGCTACGGATCTACGGAGAACATGTTCATCGATCGGACGGAGTATCACCTGAACGAGatcttgaagaagcaaGATGCTTTGCCGCCGTGGATTGAGAAGCAGGGGGGTTGTGATATGAAAATTGCCCAATTCAGAGACGAGTTAGACAAGGACTGGCTCGAGTGGGCAATCAATCATATCAGTGTCAAGTACCCGGGTAAGTCGCCCGAGAATATTGCAAAAGAGCTCAACAAGCTGGCGGCAAATGAGGCCAAGGGAACGGGAGATAGGTTAAGAAGTGAGCAGTGGTTATACACCCGAGGAGCATACTTTAAGGCCAGATTGAGAGACTTGAATGACACCATACGTGGATACAACTTACAGGCGCCTCTGGCGTCGCAGAAACTGTACCTTCTAATGGACAAGGAATACAATGGATGCTATAAGAGGGTAGCGCCTCTTCTCTCCGTGGCATATAAACGGCACGTCATCAATAGTGACTCTACTTCTCCTAGGTTTCCCTCGATTAATAGTATTCCGCAACAGGGAAACGTTTACCAGCAGCCCACAGAGTCACTCTTTGAGATGTTCAAGAAACTGTTCTAG
- a CDS encoding uncharacterized protein (PKUD0A07200; similar to Saccharomyces cerevisiae YLR018C (POM34); ancestral locus Anc_5.203) yields the protein MSNTSTFFTDDDTFLSTKNKSGASVSPHKQFSPLRETEPVSSENQNEHGSFAGNVTLPNIKIGTSTVNMDSNDISPYTPIKSLIESPFRMSNHSRKITASLGTPKYDPLAINADQLLKMKIRAHQENYHDKINSLRANSISNEINRDTYLHSAFKPRRTISSFSSSNEKNVGSSLSSKKEDTAEIHNAHSSINDMSNPYVVQALGRMVNKELELRKLLVATLSFLVYRLLRSIIRLFFYTSPWINNTTASLSKYLMSLTNQTNTPFLKSLLSALAQLVSFESFLAIGTYIEYILSLTLLSVITSSAYRLLKPQDKCLDLPLTKAQRKILGLGDDTSVSDEDDEDGDSDAVLKQILTSSPQRHEKPARVVVPDPNSMEDVMGSLNSLAIGNKFNSRSYTNKNDIGNLTWSAGASQKATLSTSEANLENLRKRLSSRNNYTDRHVGKDILQPSGKYMYEVSNEIRKSKNNLY from the coding sequence ATGTCCAATACATCAACCTTTTTTACGGATGATGACAcatttttatcaacaaagaaCAAGTCAGGTGCCTCCGTATCTCCTCATAAGCAGTTCTCACCATTACGTGAAACCGAACCTGTTTCAAGTGAAAACCAAAACGAACACGGCTCTTTCGCCGGTAACGTGACCTTGCCAAACATCAAGATTGGTACTTCCACAGTAAATATGGACTCCAATGACATATCTCCATATACTCCGATTAAATCACTCATTGAGTCTCCATTTAGGATGTCAAATCATTCACGTAAAATAACAGCAAGCCTTGGTACCCCAAAGTATGATCCGTTGGCCATCAATGCCGACCAACTcctgaaaatgaagataagGGCACACCAGGAAAACTATCACGACAAAATCAATAGCTTGAGAGCAAACAGTATATCCAACGAAATAAATAGAGATACTTATTTGCATTCTGCATTTAAACCAAGGAGGACAATAAGCTcgttttcttcctcaaatgagaaaaatgtCGGTAGTTCTTTGTCctcaaagaaagaagataCTGCCGAAATTCATAATGCCCATTCGTCCATTAACGACATGTCTAATCCATATGTTGTCCAAGCCCTTGGCAGAATGGTCAATAAAGAATTGGAACTGAGAAAGTTGTTGGTTGCAACACTTTCCTTTCTCGTATACAGGCTTTTGCGATCGATTATTAGACTGTTCTTTTACACAAGCCCCTGGATTAACAACACTACAGCGTCATTATCTAAGTACCTGATGTCTTTAACCAACCAAACAAATACTCCCTTTCTGAAAAGCTTACTTTCCGCCCTTGCACAATTGGTATCTTTTGAAAGCTTCTTAGCAATTGGAACTTACATTGAGTACATATTGTCTCTCACTCTTCTTTCAGTTATTACCTCATCGGCTTACAGATTACTAAAGCCACAGGATAAATGTCTTGACTTACCATTGACAAAAGCACAGAGGAAGATCCTCGGTTTAGGTGATGACACATCTGTttcagatgaagatgacgaagaTGGAGATAGTGATGCTGTTCTCAAGCAAATATTGACATCTTCTCCTCAAAGACACGAGAAGCCAGCTAGAGTTGTTGTACCGGACCCAAATTCAATGGAAGACGTTATGGGGTCCCTCAACAGCCTTGCTATTGgaaataaattcaattcGAGAAGTtatacaaacaaaaatgataTCGGTAATTTGACGTGGAGTGCAGGTGCATCTCAGAAGGCTACTCTTTCAACAAGTGAAGCTaaccttgaaaatttgagaaagagATTAAGTTCTAGGAACAATTACACAGATCGTCATGTAGGTAAAGATATATTACAACCAAGTGGAAAATATATGTATGAAGTCAGCAACGAGATTAGAAAATCTAAGAATAATTTGTACTAA
- a CDS encoding uncharacterized protein (PKUD0A07220), giving the protein MASYGYNDTWWISKSQEDEKMYIDPQRLCCGTGAISQDDSVDYFTYVSAWNSTVRQMMAENFKRDVDAGFYQPVEITAGIYDGEDDSGDESDCEFDLDATGSETEVAGEDSRQELITPNYMVKMVNATLLANLLNVENVIRGDVYYETGHGSRRCRCRGGGI; this is encoded by the coding sequence atggcgTCTTACGGTTACAATGATACATGGTGGATAAGCAAGAGCCAAGAAGATGAGAAAATGTATATAGATCCTCAGAGACTATGTTGTGGAACTGGCGCCATCTCACAGGATGACTCTGTGGATTATTTCACCTATGTCTCTGCATGGAATAGCACGGTAAGGCAAATGATGGCAGAGAATTTCAAACGTGACGTGGATGCGGGATTCTACCAACCAGTGGAGATCACTGCAGGTATCTACGACGGGGAGGACGACTCTGGCGACGAGTCCGACTGTGAGTTCGACTTGGACGCTACTGGTTCAGAGACAGAAGTGGCTGGCGAAGACTCTCGTCAAGAACTCATAACTCCAAACTATATGGTCAAGATGGTCAATGCGACGTTGCTGGCAAATCTACTGAACGTGGAGAACGTCATAAGGGGGGACGTCTATTATGAGACCGGACACGGAAGTCGTCGTTGTCGTTGTCGTGGTGGTGGTATCTAG
- a CDS encoding uncharacterized protein (PKUD0A07140; similar to Saccharomyces cerevisiae YDL098C (SNU23); ancestral locus Anc_2.359) has product MSTNQYGRRTWDVDEYAQRKRVKEARGGFVSSVHQETGTLFGSDQSWFVCEPCRRRFKDTQALAVHCSSRQHLENVPREEEPAITLANVVAFVKSIKE; this is encoded by the coding sequence ATGAGCACCAACCAGTATGGACGTCGCACATGGGACGTTGATGAGTATGCCCAGAGGAAACGGGTGAAGGAGGCCCGAGGCGGATTTGTGTCGAGTGTCCACCAGGAGACGGGGACGCTGTTTGGATCTGACCAGTCGTGGTTTGTCTGCGAGCCGTGCAGACGGCGGTTCAAGGACACGCAGGCGTTGGCTGTACACTGTTCGTCGAGACAGCATTTGGAGAATGTACCACGGGAGGAGGAGCCGGCGATCACGTTGGCCAATGTAGTTGCCTTTGTGAAGTCTATAAAGGAGTGA
- a CDS encoding uncharacterized protein (PKUD0A07170; similar to Saccharomyces cerevisiae YMR158W (MRPS8); ancestral locus Anc_2.357), whose amino-acid sequence MSLVKLANVCAHLQNVSMARVPLAAIPYTRLHLQIALGLHKEGFISTLQRGSTAGPDITPVEVTPDNIATRRLWLGMKYRQGKPVLSKFQLISKPNRRVYANADELKEFASGQRFRFVKPLMPGEIVFVRPKGSKEVINLHEAVKKQVDAELLCRVY is encoded by the coding sequence ATGTCTCTAGTCAAGCTCGCCAATGTCTGTGCGCATCTACAAAACGTGTCTATGGCAAGAGTGCCTCTGGCAGCCATTCCATACACCCGTTTGCATTTACAAATTGCATTAGGTCTTCATAAGGAGGGGTTTATTTCCACCTTGCAGAGGGGATCCACGGCCGGTCCAGACATCACGCCCGTCGAAGTCACACCAGACAACATTGCCACCCGTCGGTTGTGGCTTGGCATGAAGTACAGACAGGGGAAGCCGGTTTTGTCCAAGTTCCAACTAATTTCCAAGCCTAACAGAAGGGTCTATGCCAATGCCGACGAGTTGAAGGAGTTTGCCTCTGGCCAGAGATTCAGGTTTGTCAAGCCGCTGATGCCAGGTGAGATTGTCTTTGTTAGGCCTAAGGGTTCCAAAGAGGTGATAAACTTGCACGAGGCAGTCAAGAAACAGGTTGATGCCGAATTGTTATGTAGGGTTTACTAG
- a CDS encoding uncharacterized protein (PKUD0A07150) — translation MRFAPYVYAWGHNNHAAYKVCNVADVERVGVMEIILAFYVDGRYNEIINWKDDIRRSAVRVRLALGGACGRIISDKPMQRQVAELVHLIRELDVDWIDVDIEGQGNADAVLVCQLVSGAVAETGVRVSLTLPVEWTGLGAEAVHVMEVFHQVPVSMYNLMVMDFYTPYEGAWGVKHIQILKSVQRQLGIPWSKLGVCPMIGRNDDGTYFTLDDWDTLLKFARSVDLGLVTFWALNRDQAGTGGIDTHSSQPHDYQYTERALLYTR, via the coding sequence ATGCGGTTTGCACCGTATGTCTATGCCTGGGGGCATAACAACCACGCCGCGTACAAGGTTTGCAACGTGGCCGATGTTGAGAGAGTTGGGGTAATGGAAATCATACTTGCCTTTTACGTTGACGGGAGGTACAACGAAATCATCAACTGGAAAGACGATATCAGGAGGTCGGCCGTACGTGTGCGATTGGCATTGGGCGGAGCGTGTGGCCGTATTATATCGGACAAGCCAATGCAGCGGCAGGTTGCTGAATTGGTCCATCTCATTAGAGAGCTAGATGTCGATTGGATTGACGTTGATATCGAGGGACAGGGGAATGCAGACGCTGTCCTTGTTTGCCAACTCGTCTCTGGTGCCGTTGCTGAGACAGGCGTTCGGGTCTCACTAACGTTGCCGGTCGAGTGGACTGGGTTGGGTGCAGAGGCGGTGCATGTGATGGAGGTCTTTCACCAGGTGCCTGTCTCGATGTATAacttgatggtgatggACTTCTACACTCCATATGAGGGAGCTTGGGGGGTCAAACATATCCAGATCCTGAAGAGTGTCCAGCGGCAACTCGGTATACCGTGGAGCAAACTCGGGGTGTGTCCAATGATTGGCCGGAACGACGATGGTACATACTTTACATTAGACGACTGGGATACCTTGCTTAAATTTGCCAGGAGCGTTGACCTGGGGCTGGTTACCTTTTGGGCACTGAACAGAGACCAAGCCGGAACCGGCGGCATTGACACACATTCATCACAGCCTCATGATTATCAATATACAGAGAGGGCGTTATTATATACACGTTAA